The genomic stretch GCGGAAGTGACTCGCAAGTGGAAAATGCAAACAGAAAAGTAAACTGAACTATGTCTCTCCCGAAGTACAAGTTTGAAGTTGACTGTAACGTCACAGCTGCCGGTACAAACATCCTGACAAAACGTTTCGATACTCGTTCAAGTTCTCATTGTTTTCCCAAATCTCTTACCGGGATAGAATCTCCCCATTTCCATCAGCAAACCCGTTATACCGCGGTTTAAATTATGCATTTCACGTAAGCTGTGCAGAACAAACCTTTCGAATTTGCTTTCCAATGCTCGGTAGACTGTTTCCCTGTCGATGCTCCGTCGCGTCCTTCGGCCAAATAACAGCGGGTCGTAATACGAGAAGTTTGACGGGAGATCGTAGTTGGCTTCAAAGAAGTAAGACAACGATACGGAGTGCTCGGGGTCGGATATCGGGACGGCAATGGCGAAGAAAATCTGTCTCAAGATTCAAGACACCGTGAATCACTCGATGATCGTTAGCAAAGTAAgaataaatattcgaaaattactGCGCTATATTCAACTTACACCCATAGTGCTGGAGCTTGGATAAGTCAATTCCCTGATTGGTCTATGGAGTGTTTTTGCCAGTTCCGAGTCCTGTTTGGACCAGCATTTCGTTGAAGATATTGCAGCGGCGATGATGATCAGCACCCTGAAGCGTAGAAAACGagatgtaataatataaatgacTTTCCAGGTTTTATGTAGCCCCGTAAAAATCTGCTTGAGAACTTGTAATTTGGTCACGAAGtgagtgataattttttacacgtaATCC from Diprion similis isolate iyDipSimi1 chromosome 12, iyDipSimi1.1, whole genome shotgun sequence encodes the following:
- the LOC124413376 gene encoding uncharacterized protein LOC124413376, whose translation is MPSQRQITVLIIIAAAISSTKCWSKQDSELAKTLHRPIRELTYPSSSTMGIFFAIAVPISDPEHSVSLSYFFEANYDLPSNFSYYDPLLFGRRTRRSIDRETVYRALESKFESAGFPGRDCLLRSICETSEWPIRHNGILGDVMHVILTPSSSRNEDLPEEFAMAERIGMNGTCSKSYPLCPLGLFDLVGNFISL